The segment GAGATGATCATCGCAGGAGTTGCCGCAATCGGCGGAGGAGCGACACCGCGTGCCGTTGAAGAACAATTGGCAACTTTCATGGCCCCGAAAAGTCGTGCGGACGTTGGCGCTGAGGCAGCATAATGGCGAGGGAGAAACCACCCGAACCACCTCCGGAAGACATTCCTGTCTGGTTCATGACCTACAGCGACGTGATCACTCTGTTGATGACATTCTTCATTCTGTTGCTGACGTTTTCCACAACGGAACCAGAAAAGTTTGACAAGGTGCAACCCAGTTCGTTCGGTTCGTCCGGAGCGACAGGCATCGTGGGACACGTGCACGAACGCATGGACAACAAGTCGTGGGTGGAACGAATCCGACCACGAGCAGCACGCATCGCGATCAACGGTTCGGAGATTCCTCCAATGAATACGGCTCCACAGGACAGAGCATCCGGGCTTGGCATCGAATCGGCTTCCGAGGAAGAGGCAGAGAAGGATGTTATGACGACAAATTCCTTCAAGATGAAGTTCAATCGACTGGTCAACAATAATGGAAACGTAACGCCGCGAGGAATTGCCCTGGCTTCACTTTTGACACAACAACTCAGATCAATGCCGGTGCACTGCTCCATTCGTTTTGCGAATCAGGGCGATTCCAAACGGGCGACCGCGTTCCTGTTACATCTTTACGAAGTCCACGGAGTCCGGCCGGGACAGGTCGGGATCGGTTGGGCGGACAACCTTCAGTCTGACTTGGTTGCATTCGACATGGAGAGGTACGAGCAGTAGTCATGGCGAAAAAGCAAAAGAAAATTGATGCTGGACCGAGTAAGGCGTATCTACTGTCTTTCGGAGACACGATGACGGCGTTGCTTGCGTTCTTCATCGTTTTAAACTCGTTGGCGGAGGACCAAACGGGAGCCAACATGCATGCCGGCACTGGTTCTTTTGTCAACGCGTTTGCCAAATCCGGAATGCCTGGCGGCAACCCTGGCAACCGCTCTTCGGACATGATTCAACAAGCCAGCCAGGCTCCGATTTATGCGTTGGGCAAGAACCTGGACAAGAATGAAAAGCAAGGATTGAGCGAACCGGAAGGCAAAATCGGACCTGACGACGCGGACTCAAAAGACCGAGTGCTCGATCGGGAAAAAGAAGAGTTCCAAAAGTTCCTGTACGCCATGGAAAAAAAGTTTGGCCTCGAGACGAAGCCCCCGATCTCCAACCAGGTCGTTTTCGATTCGTTCCAGCGGTTCAAGGAAAAGGACGGAACACTTGGCGATCACGCGATCAAACTGGCCGCCGAACTGATCCCGAAACTTCGTCAAAACGGTTCGAAACTTGAAATCATCATTTGGGCAAGAATGCCCAGCAGCGGCGAAGTCAATCGCGAGCTTTCGAAAAGCTTCGACGTCAAGAAAGAGATCGAAAAGCTGTTCTGGCTCACGCCGGCGATGAAAAACCAGATTCGATACACCGTAAAACCATGGCTGTTCACGGACGCAAAACGACCTGTAGTCTCGTTCGTCATGTCGGAAACCGAACGATAAACGGAAACCGAACGATAAACGGGAACCGAACGATAAACGGGAACCGAACGATAAACGGAAACCGAAGGTTAAACGGAAACCGCAGCTTAACTACAGCAACATCGACCCAAGCTTCCGCGACGTGGGCTCTGGTGACCGAGTGTGACCAAACGAAGTTTTAACGCAGAAAATCAAGCAGCCCTA is part of the Mariniblastus fucicola genome and harbors:
- a CDS encoding flagellar motor protein MotB, with the translated sequence MAKKQKKIDAGPSKAYLLSFGDTMTALLAFFIVLNSLAEDQTGANMHAGTGSFVNAFAKSGMPGGNPGNRSSDMIQQASQAPIYALGKNLDKNEKQGLSEPEGKIGPDDADSKDRVLDREKEEFQKFLYAMEKKFGLETKPPISNQVVFDSFQRFKEKDGTLGDHAIKLAAELIPKLRQNGSKLEIIIWARMPSSGEVNRELSKSFDVKKEIEKLFWLTPAMKNQIRYTVKPWLFTDAKRPVVSFVMSETER
- a CDS encoding flagellar motor protein MotB, with translation MAREKPPEPPPEDIPVWFMTYSDVITLLMTFFILLLTFSTTEPEKFDKVQPSSFGSSGATGIVGHVHERMDNKSWVERIRPRAARIAINGSEIPPMNTAPQDRASGLGIESASEEEAEKDVMTTNSFKMKFNRLVNNNGNVTPRGIALASLLTQQLRSMPVHCSIRFANQGDSKRATAFLLHLYEVHGVRPGQVGIGWADNLQSDLVAFDMERYEQ